The Amycolatopsis sp. DG1A-15b genome contains the following window.
GGGGATTTCAGGGTTCGCCCCTGATCACCCCTGGAGGTAACGCCGACGGCCCCGGGCGGGTTGCCCGGGGCCGTCGGCCGAAATCAGGGGTGAAACGGTGCTCCAGGCGACCGATCGGGGCGAGCACACTTCGCCCCGTCCACGCCCTCAGGCGGCGATCGTGGAAGCCAGCTTGGGCTGCCCGATCGTCGTCCGCAACGTCGTGTTCATCCTCGGTGCGGGCGAAACCCGCAGGTCGGCGAGGTCGTTCCCGATCAGCTCCGACATCAGGCGGCCGCCTTCGATGCCGGCCGCCGAGGCCTCGGCGCCCCGCTTCTCCCGGGGCGTGCCTTCCACGATCCGCTCGTCGACCGGTGGGACCTCGACGTTGTCGAGAGCCGAAACGTCCGCCGCCACGTTGTGCAGCAGCTCGCCGAGCGGAAGGTCCAAGGCCTGGCAGATGGACGCGAGCAGTTCGCTCGACGCCTCCTTCTGGCCCCGTTCCACCTCCGAGAGGTAGCCGAGGCTGACCCTGGCGGCGCGGGAGATGTCGCGCAGCGTACGACGCTGGTTGGTGCGGGCATGACGGAGCCGATCACCGATCGCCTCACGCAACAGCACGGTCATCACGCGCCTCCCTTCCGAACAAGTACCCCCTACGTTACCCAGAGCGGCGCCCCGGGCGCAGGAGTTGGTGTGCACGTACGCCAAGGGCGAACGCGTGTTTCACGCCAGATGTTCCCCGAGCAGGGCAAACGCGGCCAAGACCGACTCGGTCCTGATCAAGTCGCGATCGCCGGTCAAGGCCAGCGTACGGACTGTGACATCCGAGGCTTCGCCTCGGGTGGGGGGCTCCCCCGAAAGACGCGGTGTCCGTGTTCCCGGCCCGGCGAGCCCGATGTGCACGGTGCCCGGTTCGACGCCGTCCTGAGCCGACGGTCCGGCCACGCCGGTGAGCCCGAGGCCCCACGTGGCGCCGCACCGGTCGCGGGCGCCCTCGGCCAGCCGGGCGGCCACCTCGGGGTGGACGGCGCCGTGCTCGGCCAGCAGCCCGGGGTCGACACCGGCCAGTGCGGCCTTCAGCTCGGTCGCGTAGACGACCAGTCCCCCACGCAGGACCGCGCTCGCCCCCGGCACCCGCGCGAGGGTGGCGCAGACGAGCCCGGCCGTCAGCGACTCGGCCGCCGCGACGGTCTCGCCCCGCGCGGCCAGGGCCGCGACGAGCGCGGCGGCCTGCTCGTCGCCGGGGGACACCGCAGCTCGCGGATGGCTCATCCGGCACCCCGGCCTCGGGCGGACCGCCCGGGCGGCGACGTAGTGAACGACTCGTGCACGCCGCCGGGCCGGCCGCCACGGTCCACCGTCAGCTCCCGGTGACCCGGCGCCCGGCCGCCCGCAGCCGCACCGCCCGCAGCAGGTAGTCGACGCCGGTCACCACGGTCAGCACCACCGCCAGCCCCATCAACGCCCACCGCACCGGGTCCGCCCCCGCCGGCAGCGGCAGCAGGTACGCCACGATCGCGGCGATCTGCGCCATCGTCTTGGCCTTCCCGCCCCGGCTGGCCGGGATCACGCCGTGCCGGATCACCCAGAACCGCAGCAGCGTCACGCCGATTTCGCGGACCGCGATGACGATCGTGACCCACCAGCCGAGCTCGCCCAGCACGCTCAGCCCGACCAGCGCCGCGCCGGTCAGCGCCTTGTCCGCGATCGGGTCGGCGATCTTGCCGAAGTCGGTGATCAGGCCGTACTTGCGGGCCACCCAGCCGTCCAGCTGGTCGGTGGCCGAAGCGATCGCGAACAGCCCGGTCGCGAGCGCGCGCCAGGTCGTGTCGTGGCCGTCGCCGACGAACAGCGCGACGACGAACAGCGGCACCAGGACCAGCCGCGACAACGTCAGGAGGTTCGCGACGTTGAGCGTCGGAACCGGGGTCGGCTCCGGGACCTGGGCCGGGGCGTCGTGCGCCAGGCCCTCGTCGGCGGCGTCGCTGGGGAGCGCACTCACCGGTCGGCGTCCGGTACCGCGCGGACGATCAGGTCGACGCCCGCCGAGTCGACGACCTCGCAGCGCAGGAAGTCACCGACCTGGACCTTCTCCGGCGCGTCGAGGATGATGCACTCGCCGTCGACCTCGGGGGCCTGGTGCGCCGCGCGGCCGGTGAGCTCGCCGTCGTCGTCCAGCTCCACCAGGACGTCGACGAAGGTGCCGATCCGGTCCTCGGCGCGCTGCGTGGTCAGCTCCTCGACCAGCGCGGAGATCCGGGTGACGCGCTCGGCGACCTCTTGGGGATCGAGCTTGCCGTCGAACGTCTCGGCTTCGGTGCCGTCCTCGTCGGAGTAGCCGAAGACGCCCACGGCGTCGAGGCGCGCGCCGGTCAGGAACCGCTCGAGCTCGGCCAGGTCGTGCTCGGTCTCGCCGGGGAACCCGACGATCACGTTCGTCCGGATGCCCGCCTCGGGCGCGTACTCGCGGATCTGCTCGCACAGCGCCAGGAACGAGTCGGTCGAGCCGAATCGCCGCATCCGGCGCAGCACCTGCTCGCTGGAGTGCTGGAACGACAGGTCGAAGTACTCGGCGACGCCCGGCGTGGTGGCGATGGCCTTGACCAGCTGCGGGCGCGTCTCGGCCGGCTGCAGGTAGGAGACGCGGACGCGCTCGATGCCGTCGATCTCCGCCAGGCGCGGCAGCAGCCGCTCCAGCGCGGTGGCGCCGTCGCGGCCGAAGTCCTTGCCGTAGGACGTCGAGTTCTCGCTGACCAGGAACAGCTCCTTGACGCCGTTCTCGGCCAGCCACATCGCCTCGGCGACGATCTCGTCCGGCTGCCGCGAGACGAACGAGCCGCGGAACGACGGGATCGCGCAGAACGAGCAGCGCCGGTCGCAGCCGGAAGCGATCTTCAGCGCGGCCACCGGCGAGTCGTCGAGGCGCGTGCGCAGCACCCGCGGGCCCCAGCCGTGCTGCGCGTGCCCCGGGACCTCGACCGTCTCCGCGGCGGCAGGCCGCTGGACCGGGCTGATCGGGAGCAGCTTGCGGCGGTCGCCCGGCGTGTGCGAGGCGATCTTGCGGCCGGCGACGACGTCGTCGAGCCGGGCCGAGAGGTCGGCGTAGTGGTCGAAGCCGAGCACCGCGTCGGCCTCCGGGAGGCTGTCGGCGAGCTCGTGCCCGTAGCGCTCGGCCATGCAGCCGACGGCGACGACCTTCTTGCCCGTGTCGGACGCGGCGAGCAGCGTGTCGACGGAGTCCTTCTTGGCCGACTCGACGAAGCCGCAGGTGTTGACCACCACGACGTCGGAGTCGTCCGGATCGGCCGCCAGCTCCCAGCCGCCGGCCGCGAGCCGGCCCGCCAGCTCCTCCGAGTCGACCTCGTTGCGGGCGCAGCCCAGGGTCAGCAGGGAGACGCGTCGGGTGGCGGCTGGGTCCGTGGCAGGGGAAGGCACGACGTTCAGCGTAGCCGCCGGTCCCGGGCAGCCCGACGACGGCGTAGCCCGGTCGTGACAACCGGGGCTTCGCCCCGAGCCGGGGGCTTCGCCACCCGGCCCCCCAAAGCGTGCTGCGTCGCCACACCGCCCGGGCGGTGTGGCAGGGTGGACGATCGTGCCGTCCGACTCGCTCCGCCCGACCGTCCGCCGCGCCCGGATCGCCGACGTTCGCAAGATCAAGGCCCTGGTCGATCAGGACGCGGGCCGCGTCCTGCTGGAGAAGGAACTGGTCACGCTGTACGAGGCGGTCCAGGAGTTCTGGGTCGCCGAAGTGGGTGATGAAGTGGTCGGCGCGGCCGCGCTGCACGTGCTCTGGGAGGACATCGCCGAGCTGCGCACCGTCGTGGTCGACAAGGCCGTCCGCGGCCAGGGGGTCGGGCGGGTGCTCGTGGCCCGGCTGGTCGACGAAGCACGTGAGCTGGGTCTCAAGCGGCTGTTCGTGCTCACCTTCGAGACGAGCTTCTTCACCGGGCACGGGTTCGTCGAGATCGACGGCACCCCGGTGTCGCACGAGGTGTACGAGGAGATGCGGCGGTCGCACGACACCGGCGTCGCCGAATTCCTCGACCTCCCCTACGTCAAGCCGAACACCCTGGGCAATTCGCGGATGCTGCTCGAACTCTGAGTGAAACCTCCGTTCGGGCGGTGACGTGCGCCACTGCCCTGCCGGAAGCTGATCGGGCACTTGTCCACCGATCGACAAGGGAAACCGATGCGCGCGACACTGCGGAACCTGGGGGCCACCGTGACGGTGGCCGTTTCTGTCGGCGCGGGCGCCCTGCTGGGCACCGGCACCGCGGCCGCCACCGACATTCCGGCGGTCACCGACCAGTACCTCTTCTCGACGTCCCTGTCCGGCTTCGAAACGATCCGGAACCAGGCGCCGTACCCGGGCCAGCTCGACTGGTCGTCCGACGGCTGTTCCTGGTCGCCGGACACCCCGTTCGGCTGGCAGTTCCTGCCGGGCTGCCACCGGCACGACTTCGGCTACCGCAACTACAAGAAGCAGGGCCGGTTCACCGCGGCGAACCGGCTGAAGATCGACGACAACCTGTATTCCGACCTCAAGAGCGTCTGCGGGTCCAACATCGCCTGCAAGGGCGCGGCCTGGACGTACTACCAGGCGGTCCGCAAGTTCGGCGGCTGAGCCCGGCGGCCCGGGCCGCGCCGTCGGCCCGGGCCCGTCAGGATGGGGCTCATGGACATTGATCATCTCCTCAGCACGACCCGCGCCGTCCGGCGGAAGCTCGACCTCGACCGGCCGGTGGAACCCGAAGTTCTCGACGAGTGCCTGAACCTGGCGCTGCAGGCGCCGACGCCCGGCAACGTCCAGGCCTGGCGCTGGCTCGTGGTGCGCGACCAGGACGTGAAGAACCGGCTCGGCACGATCTTCCGCGAGGTCGGCGAGGCCTACCTCGCGGAGCGGGCCGACGCGGCGCCGTCGCGGGCGCTGGCGTCCGGGCGGCACCTGATCGACGTGATCGAGCGCGTCCCGGTGTTCGTGATCCCGGTCCTGGCCGGCCGCCCGGCCGGGGACAACGCGGCCGACGCGGCCTTCTACGGCGGCATCTTCCCGGCGGTGTGGAACTTCCAGCTGGCGCTGCGCTCCCGCGGGCTCGGGTCGACGCTCACGACGTACCACCTGGCGCGGGAGGCCGAAGCCGCCGAGATCCTCGGCATCCCGGAGGGCCACACGCAGGCCGGGCTGCTGCCGGTGGCGTACACGACGGTGCCGGACTTCAAGCCCGCCGCGCGCACCCCGCTGGCCGAAGTGGCCTACCTCGACCACTGGGGTACGCCGCTCAGCTGACCCGGACGGTCGCCTCCCCCGCGTCCTCGCTGACCGAGACCAGTTCGATCCGGCTGGCGGCGAACGACGTCTCCTGCGGGCCGGTGCGCAGGCCGCTGTGCAGCTCGGCCGTGGTGCTTTCGCCGCGGCCGGGCTCCTTCAGCAGGAACGCCAGGGTCGCTTCCCCCTGCCAGATGCACTGCATGCCGGGCCGGCACCGCGAGTCGGCGACGACCCGCGTGTAGCGCACGGTGAGGTCCTTCCCCTGCACGGCGACCTCCTGCCCCAGCCGCAGGGTGACGTCGTGCCCGGCCGGGGCACTCACGGTCGACGGCGCCGAGGCGGGCCGGGGAGCAGCGGGCTGCCCGGCGGCGACCGAGCTCCCGGCGCCCACCGTGACGACGGCGAAGGCGAACAGTCCGGCTACGAATCGCTGTAGGTCCACGAAGCCAGGACGGAACGGACCGAGCCGGGGTTGCACGCGCTACTCGTCGTCGTCGCTCGCGTCGGCGTCCACCGGGCCGCCACCGCGGATCATGAACAGGACCGACTCCAGTTCCTCCGGCTTGATCAGCACGTCGCGGGCCTTCGAGCCCTCCGACGGGCCCACCACGCCGCGGCTCTCCAGCAGGTCCATCAGGCGGCCCGCCTTGGCGAACCCGACCCGCAGCTTGCGCTGCAGCATCGACGTCGAGCCGAACTGGGACGTCACGATCAGCTCCGCCGCCTGCAGCAGGACGTCGAGGTCGTCGCCGATGTCCGGGTCGATCTCCTTCTTCTCGCCCGCCTTCTGGGCCGTGACGCCGTCCTGGTACTCCGGCTGCGCCTGCTCCTTGGCGTAGTTGACGACCGCCGAGATCTCTTCGTCGCCGACGAACGCGCCCTGGATGCGGACCGGTTTCCCGGCGCCCATCGGCAGGTACAGGGCGTCGCCCATGCCGATCAGCTTCTCCGCACCCGGCTGGTCCAAGATCACCCGCGAGTCGGTCAGCGACGACGTCGCGAACGCCAGCCGCGAGGGCACGTTGGTCTTGATCAGGCCGGTGACGACGTCGACCGACGGCCGCTGCGTGGCCAGGACCAGGTGGATACCCGCGGCACGGGCCTTCTGGGTGATCCGGACGATCGCGTCCTCGACGTCGCGCGGGGCGGTCATCATCAGGTCGGCGAGCTCGTCGACGATCGCCATGATGTACGGGTACGGCCGGTACTCGCGCTCCGAGCCCGGCGGCGCGGTGATCTCGCCCGACTTGACCTTCTTGTTGTAGTCGTCGATGTGCCGGACCTTGTTGACCTGCATGTCCTGGTAGCGCTGCTCCATCTCCTCCACCAGCCAGGCCAGCGCGGCGGCGGCCTTCTTCGGCTGGGTGATGATGGGCGTGATCAGGTGCGGGATGCCCTCGTACGGCGTCAGCTCGACCATCTTCGGGTCGATCAGGATCATCCGGCACTCGTCCGGCGTCGCCCGCGCGAGCAGCGAGACCAGCATCGAGTTGACGAAGCTCGACTTACCGGAACCGGTGGACCCCGCCACCAGCAGGTGGGGCATCTTCGTCAGGTTCGCGGTGACGAAGTGGCCCTCGATGTCCTTGCCGAGGCCGATCACCATCGGGTGGTTGTCCTTGACCGTGGTCGGCGCGCGCAGGACGTCACCCAGGCGGACCATCTCGCGGTCGGAGTTGGGCACCTCGATGCCGACCGCGGACTTGCCCGGGATCGGCGCCAGCAGCCGGACGTTGTCGGTGGCCACCGCGTACGCGATGTTCTTGGTCAGCGCAGTGATCTTCTCGACCTTCACGCCCGGACCGAGCTCGACCTCGTAGCGGGTGACCGTCGGGCCCCGGGTGAAGCCGGTGACCTGCGCGTCGACGTTGAACTGCTCCAGCACGCCGGTGATCGCCTCGATCATGGCGTCGTTGGCCTTGCTGCGGGACTTCGGCACGTCGCCGAGCTTCAGCAGGTCGGGCGGCGGGAGCTGGTAGTCGCCCTCGACCGTGCGGGTGACCGCGAGCGGCGGTTCCGGGGTCTTCTTCGGCTTCTTCTCCGGGACCTCGGCGGGCGGTTTGGGCAGGGCCTTCGGCGGCTTGATCGGCGTCGGCGCCTCGGCGAGGGCGGCCTCGAGGTCGAGTTGCTCGCCGGCGTCGGCCGCCTGACGGCGCCGCGACGGCTTGCGCAGCCGCGCGGACTTCGGGTCGGCTTCGGTGACGGTGTCCTCGTCGGTCGCGAAGCCCGAGCGCTGGGCCTCGGCTTCGGCGATCTCCTCTTCGTCGAGGCCCCAGTGGCGCAGCCGGTGCGGGATCTCGCGGACCGGCGTGCCGGTGAACACGAGCACGCCGAAGAACAGCGCGAGGATCAGCAGCGGCACGGCGACCCAGGTGGTGACGCCCATGGTGAGCAGGCCGCCGGAGAAGGCGCCGACGATGCCGCCGGCGTACATCCGGCCGTCGTTGGTGTCGGGCAGCGCGGTGAAGATGTGCAGCATCCCGAGCACGGACAGGACGACCATGATCGTGCCGACCACCATCCGCGGCCGCGTCTCCGGGTGCGGCTCGGACCGCATCAGCGCGACGGCGACGACGACCAGCACCAGCGGCAGCGTGACCGCCCCCGCGCCGAGGACGGTCCGGGTGGCGATCTCCACCCCGGTGCCGATCGGCCCGGCCGCCCGCCACCAGACGCCGACGGCCGCGACGATGCCCAGGCCGATCAGGCCCAGCGCGAGCCCGTCGCGGCGGTGTTCCGGCTCGAGCTCACGGGTGCGCCCGACCGTGCGGGCCAGCGTGCCGAGGCCCTTGGCCAGCAGGTTCCAGGTGCCGCGGACGCCCTTGCCGAAGAGCCCGGGCGTCTTGCGGCGGCTGCGTGGCGGGGGTTTGCGAGCGGACGACGTACGAGGCTTCGCGGGTGTACGCGGCTTACGCGCCGCTGCGCCCTTCGCGCCGCTTCCGGTGCTTCTCTTCCTCGTCGCCGACCCAGCCATGCCTCAACGGTAACCGGCCGTCGCCGATCGCCCCGTGCGCCACTCTCGGCCCAGGGTGAACTTCTGCCTCACACCGGAGGTCGAGCGGCCATCCGGGTGAACCGATCCGGCCAGTGCGCAAACGGGTGAAATCGGCGTCTGCCATGCTCTGCCCCATGCTCGCGCTGCGCACCGACGAACCGCCCCGCCGTGCTCCCGCCATCTGGCGGACCATGCTGAACATCGACCGCGGGCTGGTGAACCTCGTCGGGCGGCTGACCGTCAGCGGCCGGGTGCCCGCGCAGCTGCGGGGCAAGCCGCTGCTCATGGCCGCGAACCACATCGGCGTGTTCGACGCCTTCGTGCTGATGGCGGCGTGCAAGCGGATCGGCATCAACCCGCGGTTCATGCTGGCCGGCGGCATCCTCGACGCGCCCGTGATCGGGCCGGCGCTGCGGGTCAGCGGGCACCTGCGGGTCGACCGCAAGCACGCCGGGACCGCCGTCGGGCAGTTCGCCGAGGCCGTCGAAGCGATGAAGACCACGCGCGAGCCGATCGTCGTCTACCCGGAGGGCCGGATCAGCCACGACCCCGGCCTGTGGCCGGAGCGCGGCAAGACCGGCGCGGCGCGGCTGGCCCTGGCGGCGGGTGTGCCGGTGATCCCGATCAGCCAGTGGGGCGCGCACGAGGCCGTCTACTGGGGCACCGAGACCGTCAACGGGCCGGCGGACCTGGTCCCGCTGGCCCGCTCGGGGCTCAGCGCGCCGCTGCGCCGCCCGCGGTTCCGGGTGCACTTCGGCGACCCCGTCGACCTCTCGGACATCGACACGCAGCGACCGGGCGCCGGGGTGCGCGCGCACGCGAAGATCATGCAGGCCATCACCGACGGCCTCGTCCCGCTGCGCCGCGACGAGCTCGACCGGCCGAAGTTCCACGACCCCACCCGGCCGACCGACACGGTCAGCCCCTGGAAGCCGCCGTCCGTACTGTGAGACACCCCGGGCGGCGCCCTTAGAGTCGGCGACGTGAGCACACGGATACTCGTCGTCTACTACAGCTCGACCGGGAACACCGCCGCCCTGGCCGAATCCCTCGCCACGGGCGCGCGCGAGACCGGGGCCGACGTGCGGGTGCGGACCGTGCCGGAAACGGTGCCCGCCGAGGCCATCGCGCGGAACCCGCGCTGGCAGGCCTGGGTCGACGCCGGCCCGCACCACGAGCTCGCCACCCTCGGCGACCTCGAGTGGGCCGACGGGCTGGCCGT
Protein-coding sequences here:
- the rimO gene encoding 30S ribosomal protein S12 methylthiotransferase RimO encodes the protein MPSPATDPAATRRVSLLTLGCARNEVDSEELAGRLAAGGWELAADPDDSDVVVVNTCGFVESAKKDSVDTLLAASDTGKKVVAVGCMAERYGHELADSLPEADAVLGFDHYADLSARLDDVVAGRKIASHTPGDRRKLLPISPVQRPAAAETVEVPGHAQHGWGPRVLRTRLDDSPVAALKIASGCDRRCSFCAIPSFRGSFVSRQPDEIVAEAMWLAENGVKELFLVSENSTSYGKDFGRDGATALERLLPRLAEIDGIERVRVSYLQPAETRPQLVKAIATTPGVAEYFDLSFQHSSEQVLRRMRRFGSTDSFLALCEQIREYAPEAGIRTNVIVGFPGETEHDLAELERFLTGARLDAVGVFGYSDEDGTEAETFDGKLDPQEVAERVTRISALVEELTTQRAEDRIGTFVDVLVELDDDGELTGRAAHQAPEVDGECIILDAPEKVQVGDFLRCEVVDSAGVDLIVRAVPDADR
- a CDS encoding helix-turn-helix transcriptional regulator — translated: MTVLLREAIGDRLRHARTNQRRTLRDISRAARVSLGYLSEVERGQKEASSELLASICQALDLPLGELLHNVAADVSALDNVEVPPVDERIVEGTPREKRGAEASAAGIEGGRLMSELIGNDLADLRVSPAPRMNTTLRTTIGQPKLASTIAA
- a CDS encoding phospholipase gives rise to the protein MRATLRNLGATVTVAVSVGAGALLGTGTAAATDIPAVTDQYLFSTSLSGFETIRNQAPYPGQLDWSSDGCSWSPDTPFGWQFLPGCHRHDFGYRNYKKQGRFTAANRLKIDDNLYSDLKSVCGSNIACKGAAWTYYQAVRKFGG
- a CDS encoding amino-acid N-acetyltransferase, encoding MPSDSLRPTVRRARIADVRKIKALVDQDAGRVLLEKELVTLYEAVQEFWVAEVGDEVVGAAALHVLWEDIAELRTVVVDKAVRGQGVGRVLVARLVDEARELGLKRLFVLTFETSFFTGHGFVEIDGTPVSHEVYEEMRRSHDTGVAEFLDLPYVKPNTLGNSRMLLEL
- a CDS encoding CinA family protein encodes the protein MSHPRAAVSPGDEQAAALVAALAARGETVAAAESLTAGLVCATLARVPGASAVLRGGLVVYATELKAALAGVDPGLLAEHGAVHPEVAARLAEGARDRCGATWGLGLTGVAGPSAQDGVEPGTVHIGLAGPGTRTPRLSGEPPTRGEASDVTVRTLALTGDRDLIRTESVLAAFALLGEHLA
- a CDS encoding DNA translocase FtsK, which encodes MAGSATRKRSTGSGAKGAAARKPRTPAKPRTSSARKPPPRSRRKTPGLFGKGVRGTWNLLAKGLGTLARTVGRTRELEPEHRRDGLALGLIGLGIVAAVGVWWRAAGPIGTGVEIATRTVLGAGAVTLPLVLVVVAVALMRSEPHPETRPRMVVGTIMVVLSVLGMLHIFTALPDTNDGRMYAGGIVGAFSGGLLTMGVTTWVAVPLLILALFFGVLVFTGTPVREIPHRLRHWGLDEEEIAEAEAQRSGFATDEDTVTEADPKSARLRKPSRRRQAADAGEQLDLEAALAEAPTPIKPPKALPKPPAEVPEKKPKKTPEPPLAVTRTVEGDYQLPPPDLLKLGDVPKSRSKANDAMIEAITGVLEQFNVDAQVTGFTRGPTVTRYEVELGPGVKVEKITALTKNIAYAVATDNVRLLAPIPGKSAVGIEVPNSDREMVRLGDVLRAPTTVKDNHPMVIGLGKDIEGHFVTANLTKMPHLLVAGSTGSGKSSFVNSMLVSLLARATPDECRMILIDPKMVELTPYEGIPHLITPIITQPKKAAAALAWLVEEMEQRYQDMQVNKVRHIDDYNKKVKSGEITAPPGSEREYRPYPYIMAIVDELADLMMTAPRDVEDAIVRITQKARAAGIHLVLATQRPSVDVVTGLIKTNVPSRLAFATSSLTDSRVILDQPGAEKLIGMGDALYLPMGAGKPVRIQGAFVGDEEISAVVNYAKEQAQPEYQDGVTAQKAGEKKEIDPDIGDDLDVLLQAAELIVTSQFGSTSMLQRKLRVGFAKAGRLMDLLESRGVVGPSEGSKARDVLIKPEELESVLFMIRGGGPVDADASDDDE
- a CDS encoding lysophospholipid acyltransferase family protein; amino-acid sequence: MLALRTDEPPRRAPAIWRTMLNIDRGLVNLVGRLTVSGRVPAQLRGKPLLMAANHIGVFDAFVLMAACKRIGINPRFMLAGGILDAPVIGPALRVSGHLRVDRKHAGTAVGQFAEAVEAMKTTREPIVVYPEGRISHDPGLWPERGKTGAARLALAAGVPVIPISQWGAHEAVYWGTETVNGPADLVPLARSGLSAPLRRPRFRVHFGDPVDLSDIDTQRPGAGVRAHAKIMQAITDGLVPLRRDELDRPKFHDPTRPTDTVSPWKPPSVL
- a CDS encoding nitroreductase family protein; its protein translation is MDIDHLLSTTRAVRRKLDLDRPVEPEVLDECLNLALQAPTPGNVQAWRWLVVRDQDVKNRLGTIFREVGEAYLAERADAAPSRALASGRHLIDVIERVPVFVIPVLAGRPAGDNAADAAFYGGIFPAVWNFQLALRSRGLGSTLTTYHLAREAEAAEILGIPEGHTQAGLLPVAYTTVPDFKPAARTPLAEVAYLDHWGTPLS
- the pgsA gene encoding CDP-diacylglycerol--glycerol-3-phosphate 3-phosphatidyltransferase codes for the protein MSALPSDAADEGLAHDAPAQVPEPTPVPTLNVANLLTLSRLVLVPLFVVALFVGDGHDTTWRALATGLFAIASATDQLDGWVARKYGLITDFGKIADPIADKALTGAALVGLSVLGELGWWVTIVIAVREIGVTLLRFWVIRHGVIPASRGGKAKTMAQIAAIVAYLLPLPAGADPVRWALMGLAVVLTVVTGVDYLLRAVRLRAAGRRVTGS